A window of Fusarium oxysporum Fo47 chromosome II, complete sequence genomic DNA:
TGGCGTGTAAAACAgtccagcatcttcatcgccgAACATTCTGCGCATCTTGCGCGTGAACCAACTTCGTGTACGCTGCGTGCTGAGCTCGTGCTCGTGTGGGCTGCCCCCAATACCAATAGTGCCAAAGATCGAAGGAATGTAGCCCTCTTTGCCAGCTACATATGCCAAACGACTGGAGGTGAAAGTCGAAGAGTTGAGGGCACCGAAACAACTGGCACTGACGATGAGTGCGAGAATGAGTGAGCCTACGGAACCAAACACTCGGTTGCCAAACATGACAGCTACTGTGTTGGACCCATCCATGCTCTCGAGAGGTAGGACAAGGAAGTAGGCGATGTTAGCTAGCACATAGCAGAGGATGACCAGAGGCATGGCTGTGTGAATGACTCGGGGTAGGTCTTTAGTTGGGTTCTTGAACTCCCCAACGACGTAGTTTGTCTAGACTATGTCAGTTATCGAGACTTGCAAACTTGACTGATATCACTCACATTGTCCCAGCCATCATATGCCCAAAGACCGGCATAAAGGGCAAGAGCCCAAGCAGACATGTCGGTCGATGTGTTTTCAAACAGCTGATGCGGCTTCCACTCAACTTCCGATTTGCCCTTGAGCGTCTTTCCTGTGATGGCAACGACAACACCAGTGACGGTGACGCCCAGTAAAGCGATAAATTTCATAAACATGAGCGTATCGTTCACACGCGTGCCGAGCTTTGTAGACACACAGTTCAAGAACGTTACAATGAACAGTCCTACAAGCGCAACAGCCTTGTTGATCCAAGGGCTTACATGCTCAGCGTCAGGACCGATGAAGGCTCGAACAAAGTATTCGcccatgatgatggcgataaTAGCGGCACTACCGGGCTTAAGGACCAACATGGCAACCCATGTAAAGAGGAAGCCTATCACCTCGCCAAATGTCTTGGCCAAGTAAACTTGAGCGCCGCCATTGAGAGGAATCGCTCCTCCGAGCTCAGCGTAAGACGCAGCGCCTGTCCAAGCGAGTATACCCGCGATAATCCAGACGAGTATCGCTGCACCTGGCGACCCAACTCTTGTGCTCACAGATCCTGGCGACGAGAAGATTCCTGAGCCGATAATGAGTCCCACTATCAGCGATAATCCGTTCAAGTATGTCAAAGTCTTGTTTTTCTCCAACGACCCTCCTCCCAAGCCGCCGCTCggcctcgatcttgatgttggTGCTCCAATGGGAGCGTAACCTTCGGCACCAGCCGTCGAGCTTAAAGGGAACATATTGGCGGAGAAGTCAAAAGCTGAGGATACTGAATACGATCGATTCATCCTGTTTGCAGGATTGGCACTGTCCAGGGGGTCATCTTGTTCGAGCGACAGTCTCCGCGACGACGATATGCTGGGCCTCGAAGAGATCTCTGTAGCCCCCTCTTCGTTGAGCTGACTTGAGCTAGCCAAGGAAGCGAGTTCCAGCGAGTCTCTCATATTCGACGGGAGTCCGTAAGGCGGCGCCATTGTGGTGTATGTGTAGTTGTCCTTTCCCCCTCTTCCCAGCGACTAGTTAATCGACCAATCcgccaagatcgaggaaCCACGAGTATTCAATTCGAGTATTTCAGCTGTTAAAGACCAATGCGCATAGCGGTTCGTCGTCGCGCAAACTTGAAATGAATGTGTTGAGCGATCGGCAGCCGAAGGATGTGAGAAAGCAAGATCTGTGACGTAGAGATCTCGGTGGCCGGTAGTTGTTTTGAAGTCTTTTTGAAGCAGTCGAGATTGAAAAGATGGGGTATAAAAGCACAATTAAGAAAGTATTCGTATTCGTCAAtaattgattgattgattgattgattgctCATGAAGTCTCTTTTCATTCAATACCAAAAAGGGGCAATGTTTGCTTCGTTATAGTGGAACAGGACAAAGAAAGAGGGCCAAGTTGAAAAGATAGGAGTCGGCTTTACCCAACTCATCACAAGGAAGCTTCTTTGTCAATGCAAGTGCTGCTTCGCTTTTCCTTTCCGCGTATGGATCAGAAACACATTACCAGTCTAGCCCAGCCCCTTGCTCTCTTCAGTGGGGCCCAGCCACTCGCACCGCCACATATTGCTTACCTTAGTCACTCGTTCATGATTAACGTCAAGTCCATGATCATCGCGTTTCCGACAACCCTTCTCAAACACCACAACACCATGGGCTCCGACGATTATGCTGCAGTCGGTGGCGGTGGCGCCCTGAAACTCAAAGGCGCCAAAATacacaagaaaaagaagaagcgcGACAAGACCGATCTTGAAAAGAATCTCGATACTGGAAACAaggacgaagagaagagaaggaagaaggataGAGAGGAGCAAGAGCCCcacgatgaggatgatgaggacaaACCCGAAGTCCAAAAGACGGAGGCTCAAAAGCGCCACgaagagataaaaaagaagagGGCAGGTCTTTCATTGCCTTATATTGTTGATATCATGCTAACAAGTCTATAGCTGCTCAAACTCGCTGAGTCTTCAAGCTCGCGACCAGAACTTCTCAAAACACATAAGGAGCGTGTCGAAGAACTCAATACTTACTTGTCCAGATTGAGCGAGCATCACGATATGCCCAGGATTGGCCCCGGTTAAGGATATCAGGACAGAAGGTTGAGTTGGTGGCGAATGTGTGTAGGCGGATGGACGGGAGTTGTTGGCGCTTTTGGTTATACCCTCGAATTAAACAAATATCCCCACAAATGCTATCTGTTGCATTGATCTACGGCATTATCAGAACCAGTCACCTGGAGGCGCGTAATGTTCACCCCTTGCTGGGCTGAAAGAACCAAAACCCTGTGTCAAGGAGTAAAGGTCAAGACCATTACGCACAACATGACCACATCGATTTGCTTGGAAATAGGGAAAAGAAAATCGAATATGCAAACGCAAATGCTTGTATTCGCTCATGTACTATGCATTTTTAAATACGATCCATGTTCGGCATATATGCTGGACGCCATTAATGAACTAAATCTCCCCCAAGATACAACCGTATGTGGAAGTTCTTGTCTATTGATTAATCCCGTCTGATGCTGCCCCCAAGTCTATTATCCTGATTTTATACCCATGAAGAAAGGACCGTGATATTCATAAAGATGAACCCATTCTGAATTAACTGGTGCCCGCAACGGGACCACAAATTCGTTCGTCACGGGATTCGCGTGACGTTTTCGCTGGATGCGAGGTAAGGTCAAGTGATCAATATTCCATTTACAGGAGTATGAAACCACCGAAGACCATACCCACGACTGCGGCAAGAACTGAACCGACGGATCGAGGAGCGGCATTCTGAAGGTCAGGGTTGCTGCCGGCAGTAGCTTCGGCCGAGGGAACAACCTCAACCCAAGAAGTCGAAGTCATGGTAGTAACGCCACCATCCTCAAGCGTAGAAGTGAAGGTCTTAGGCACAGCACTCGAAGTTCGTCTGGTACCTGTTCCGGTCACAGTGCTTCGGTCAGACTTAGTCTCAGTCGCGCTTTCGGCATTGTCTGAGGTTTGTGAAGCCTCGTCTGTCTGAGTTGCGGTTTCCTGGTCGCCTGTCTCAATGTTAGCATATACGCTCAAATGGTAACCGTTTGCAAAAGTGTGTAGTCAACGCGGAGGCAATCAAGGGTCAAAAGGCATTTTCAAGTTTTGGCGCACTTGCGATAGTCACGAAGTCAAGGCATCAGGTTGTGGAGATGGCACGAAACAGTAATATCACAACAGGTTTGGGGAATTGGATTCGCAGCAATGTCCCTGGAAAGAGCCCTGTTGCTGCTCGTCCGTCCCACATACCGGTGGTCGTCTCTGTCTCCTCTGAAGCCTGGGAGGCTGTTTCCGACTCTTGAGTTGGCCCGGAAGCTGACTCAGAAGTTAAGTCGGAGAGGACAGTGGTAGCTTCGGCGACAGTGGACGGGGGAACGGTGGCAGTTTCGATAACAGTGGAAGTATCATCAAGGGCGGTGGATTGAAGGGTCTCACCCGAAGAAGCCGTCTCGGACGGTAATTCAGAAAAAGAGGAGGTATCAGGCAAAGAAGTTCTTCGAGTAGACGTACTGGCAGCAGTGGAGGTTGCAGCACTAGGAGCAGAAGGATTGGAAGTTGAAGCACGAGAAGAGGGAGCAGTCTCAGAAGGTTCCTCTTCCGAAACGGACGTACCAGTGGCAGTGGCCTCGGAATCATCGGTGGTCGATTCAGGGGAAGAGTCCTCAGTGGACTCAGGTCGGTTCTCCGTGGTCCTGCGGGTGGTTCGCTGTGTAGAAGCAGCTGTGGATGCAGGCTCAGTAGGCTCCCCTTGAGATTCCGTGGCAGAAGGAGATGCTTCAGTAGCTGAGTCCTCGGTAGGTCGGGCAGTGGCAGAAGGTGGGCCTGTATCCGGGTTAGAGGTGGGTTCCTCAGGTTCTGAGCTCGCAGGGCGCGAGGGTGAGGAAGGCTCACTGGTGGCAGATGGCTGAGTAACTGACGGTTGAGCCTGGGTGTTTGAGGCCTCATCTGTGGCGCTGGCCTGGTCGGTTGACTCTTCGGCGGTAGCGGAAGGCTGAGCAGCAGTCTCGCTAGCCTCGTTCGTAGCAGTGGGTTGCTGTACGGTGTTTGAAGCACCACCAGAGGCTCCGCCTGAAGAGCCGCCCGAGGGAGCATTGGAAGCACCATCAGAAGCGGCATCGGTAGGGCCAGTGCCCTGCTCTGTATCGGTAGGCGCTGGTGTGTTTTGTCGTCGAACCATTTGGGCCATGGAATCGGAAAGATTTGGTCGATGAGCGTTCATGCCATGCTttccaacaacatcaccatggcGGAGGTGTCCAGGGCAGAATCGGGTAGCACCTCCAATGGATGCTACACCGACGCCCAGAAGACAGCAAGCGGCCAAAGCGATCAAGGCCTTGCCAGCTGGGGATATCCTTCTGGTCTTTGTCCGTGGGATGGCCTGGGCAGATTCCGAATCCTGGAGTAGTGCTTCCTTTGACGACATGGTCCTCTCTTCTCGGTCAGTGCTCAACAATCCTGCCTCCATGCTGTAGTCGTTCTTGTTGTCGACAGATGCC
This region includes:
- a CDS encoding amino acid permease-domain-containing protein gives rise to the protein MAPPYGLPSNMRDSLELASLASSSQLNEEGATEISSRPSISSSRRLSLEQDDPLDSANPANRMNRSYSVSSAFDFSANMFPLSSTAGAEGYAPIGAPTSRSRPSGGLGGGSLEKNKTLTYLNGLSLIVGLIIGSGIFSSPGSVSTRVGSPGAAILVWIIAGILAWTGAASYAELGGAIPLNGGAQVYLAKTFGEVIGFLFTWVAMLVLKPGSAAIIAIIMGEYFVRAFIGPDAEHVSPWINKAVALVGLFIVTFLNCVSTKLGTRVNDTLMFMKFIALLGVTVTGVVVAITGKTLKGKSEVEWKPHQLFENTSTDMSAWALALYAGLWAYDGWDNTNYVVGEFKNPTKDLPRVIHTAMPLVILCYVLANIAYFLVLPLESMDGSNTVAVMFGNRVFGSVGSLILALIVSASCFGALNSSTFTSSRLAYVAGKEGYIPSIFGTIGIGGSPHEHELSTQRTRSWFTRKMRRMFGDEDAGLFYTPVYALILNAVLTVGYVIVGEFSTLVTFYGVAGYTFYFLTVLGLIILRVREPGLVRPYKTWITTPIIFCCVSLFLLSRAVFAQPFQTIAVVFFVVAGVPVYFWRIRGRDEQVLRRRGQPSEEKKWWQFWR